A genome region from Danio aesculapii chromosome 2, fDanAes4.1, whole genome shotgun sequence includes the following:
- the penka gene encoding proenkephalin a, which produces MALMMNSWWTVALSACLVLMVRAECGRDCALCVYRLFRQTDIDTLACTLECEGSVDSRKVEICKNILTEEDRLAIDSLKQDEEMANHVLAKKYGGFMKRYGGFMIKKAAEIGTGAPAESDGTGAISKKYGGFMKKADGGAEDQQVELLREILRVGLSSESDEQPDGYMAKRYGGFMRSVQENTGRDLHKRYGGFMRRVGRPDWLDNQKSNVLLKRTWEDGGETALPDMQKRYGGFMD; this is translated from the exons ATGGCGTTAATGATGAACTCCTGGTGGACTGTGGCTTTGAGCGCCTGTCTCGTGCTGATGGTTCGGGCTGAATGCGGCAGAGACTGCGCGCTCTGCGTTTACCGGCTCTTCCGACAGACAGACATCGACACACTG GCCTGCACGTTAGAATGCGAAGGGTCTGTGGACTCCAGAAAAGTCGAAATCTGTAAAAACATCCTCACCGAAGAGGATCGCCTCGCCATCGACAGCCTCAAGCAAGACGAAGAGATGGCAAATCATGTTCTCGCCAAGAAATATGGTGGCTTCATGAAGCGTTACGGCGGCTTTATGATTAAAAAAGCAGCAGAAATCGGCACAGGAGCCCCAGCTGAGAGTGACGGCACAGGGGCCATCAGTAAGAAATATGGAGGCTTTATGAAGAAGGCAGACGGTGGAGCTGAAGACCAGCAGGTGGAGCTTCTGCGAGAGATCCTGCGGGTTGGACTCTCTTCAGAGTCAGATGAGCAGCCCGATGGGTACATGGCCAAACGCTATGGTGGCTTCATGAGGAGCGTACAGGAGAACACTGGGAGAGACCTGCACAAGAGATATGGTGGCTTTATGCGAAGAGTGGGAAGGCCTGATTGGTTGGACAACCAGAAAAGCAATGTGCTTCTGAAACGCACTTGGGAGGACGGAGGCGAGACGGCGCTGCCCGACATGCAGAAGAGATACGGAGGGTTCATGGATTAG